In Chaetodon trifascialis isolate fChaTrf1 chromosome 4, fChaTrf1.hap1, whole genome shotgun sequence, one DNA window encodes the following:
- the atg4c gene encoding cysteine protease ATG4C isoform X2 yields the protein MGNVEAFRKDFTSRVWLTYREEFPPLPGSPLTSDCGWGCMLRAGQMMLAQALILHFLGRDWTWSEALALQPLDTETWTTTAAKRLVASLEASLQGSPGTSDHGSPPAHQAQAPGSAEEADAHLKEMYHRTLVSWFGDSPAAQLGLHRLVRLGLTMGKQAGDWYGPAVVAHILKKAVEEAMDPGLAGLTAYVSQDCTVYSADVIDSHRAPRAGQTSPERSAGPPSPQNHQPVSASTPSNSRAVIILIPVRLGGEKTNPDYFNFAKSILSLEYCIGIIGGKPKQACYFVGFQDDSLIYMDPHYCQSFVDVSTSDFPLQSYHCPSPKKMPFSKMDPSCTIGFYSRSVQDYERIRQELSKVLQPSAKEKYPAFTFVQGHGRDYDLSAALTPEKREWPFIRDPRRTVTTAGDFVLL from the exons ATGGGGAATGTGGAGGCTTTCCGGAAGGATTTTACATCCCGAGTGTGGCTCACCTACAGAGAGGAGTTTCCTCCCCTGCCTGGCTCCCCCCTGACCTCTGACTGTGGCTGGGGCTGCATGCTGAGAGCCGGGCAGATGATGCTGGCTCAGGCACTTATTCTGCACTTCTTGGGCAGGG ACTGGACCTGGTCGGAGGCGCTGGCTCTCCAGCCTTTAGACACAGAGACGTGGACTACCACTGCAGCCAAGCGTCTGGTTGCCTCTCTGGAGGCTTCTCTGCAAGGCTCCCCCGGGACCTCCGATCATGGGTCGCCACCTGCGCACCAAGCCCAGGCTCCGGGCTctgcagaggaggcagatgCACATTTGAAAGAGATGTACCACCGCACTCTGGTGTCATGGTTTGGGGACAGTCCCGCGGCTCAGTTAGGCCTCCACAGGCTGGTCCGCTTGGGCCTGACCATGGGAAAGCAGGCAGGGGACTGGTATGGGCCAGCTGTGGTGGCACACATCCTCAA GAAAGCTGTCGAGGAGGCGATGGACCCTGGCTTGGCGGGTTTAACTGCTTACGTCTCCCAGGACTGCACAG TGTACAGCGCCGATGTCATCGATAGCCACAGGGCACCGAGAGCAGGGCAGACCTCTCCTGAGAGGTCAGCTGGCCCGCCCTCCCCACAGAACCACCAACCAGTGTCTGCCTCCACCCCGTCGAACAGCCGAGCTGTCATCATCCTCATTCCTGTGCGGCTGGGAGGCGAGAAGACAAATCCTGACTATTTTAACTTTGCAAAG AGCATACTGAGTCTGGAGTACTGCATAGGCATCATCGGAGGGAAGCCCAAACAGGCCTGCTACTTCGTAGGATTTCAAG ATGACAGCTTGATTTACATGGACCCTCATTACTGTCAGTCTTTTGTGGATGTCAGCACCAGCGATTTCCCTCTCCAG TCATATCATTGCCCCTCACCAAAGAAGATGCCTTTCAGTAAGATGGACCCAAGCTGCACCATAGGTTTCTACTCCAGAAGTGTTCAAGACTATGAGAGAATCAGACAAGAGCTGTCAAAG GTGCTGCAGCCGTCAGCGAAGGAGAAATACCCCGCGTTCACTTTCGTGCAAGGTCACGGCAGAGATTACGACCTGTCGGCCGCCCTGACCCCAGAGAAGAGAGAGTGGCCTTTCATCCGCGACCCGCGGAGGACGGTCACCACTGCCGGGgactttgtgctgctttga
- the atg4c gene encoding cysteine protease ATG4C isoform X1 — protein sequence MENKGSDEVEKLKTKFLSVWHNVKYSWALKSKTSFSRNSPVLLLGKCYHFKAEDDDGPAEACCEPSDGDFVMGNVEAFRKDFTSRVWLTYREEFPPLPGSPLTSDCGWGCMLRAGQMMLAQALILHFLGRDWTWSEALALQPLDTETWTTTAAKRLVASLEASLQGSPGTSDHGSPPAHQAQAPGSAEEADAHLKEMYHRTLVSWFGDSPAAQLGLHRLVRLGLTMGKQAGDWYGPAVVAHILKKAVEEAMDPGLAGLTAYVSQDCTVYSADVIDSHRAPRAGQTSPERSAGPPSPQNHQPVSASTPSNSRAVIILIPVRLGGEKTNPDYFNFAKSILSLEYCIGIIGGKPKQACYFVGFQDDSLIYMDPHYCQSFVDVSTSDFPLQSYHCPSPKKMPFSKMDPSCTIGFYSRSVQDYERIRQELSKVLQPSAKEKYPAFTFVQGHGRDYDLSAALTPEKREWPFIRDPRRTVTTAGDFVLL from the exons ATGGAGAATAAAGGGAGCGACGAGGTGGAAAAATTGAAGACAAAGTTCTTGTCAGTGTGGCACAATGTGAAGTACA GTTGGGCTCTGAAATCAAAGACCTCATTTAGTAGAAACTCCCCAGTGCTTCTCCTTGGAAAATGTTACCATTTCAAGGCTGAAG ATGACGACGGGCCTGCAGAAGCCTGCTGTGAGCCCTCCGATGGGGACTTCGTCATGGGGAATGTGGAGGCTTTCCGGAAGGATTTTACATCCCGAGTGTGGCTCACCTACAGAGAGGAGTTTCCTCCCCTGCCTGGCTCCCCCCTGACCTCTGACTGTGGCTGGGGCTGCATGCTGAGAGCCGGGCAGATGATGCTGGCTCAGGCACTTATTCTGCACTTCTTGGGCAGGG ACTGGACCTGGTCGGAGGCGCTGGCTCTCCAGCCTTTAGACACAGAGACGTGGACTACCACTGCAGCCAAGCGTCTGGTTGCCTCTCTGGAGGCTTCTCTGCAAGGCTCCCCCGGGACCTCCGATCATGGGTCGCCACCTGCGCACCAAGCCCAGGCTCCGGGCTctgcagaggaggcagatgCACATTTGAAAGAGATGTACCACCGCACTCTGGTGTCATGGTTTGGGGACAGTCCCGCGGCTCAGTTAGGCCTCCACAGGCTGGTCCGCTTGGGCCTGACCATGGGAAAGCAGGCAGGGGACTGGTATGGGCCAGCTGTGGTGGCACACATCCTCAA GAAAGCTGTCGAGGAGGCGATGGACCCTGGCTTGGCGGGTTTAACTGCTTACGTCTCCCAGGACTGCACAG TGTACAGCGCCGATGTCATCGATAGCCACAGGGCACCGAGAGCAGGGCAGACCTCTCCTGAGAGGTCAGCTGGCCCGCCCTCCCCACAGAACCACCAACCAGTGTCTGCCTCCACCCCGTCGAACAGCCGAGCTGTCATCATCCTCATTCCTGTGCGGCTGGGAGGCGAGAAGACAAATCCTGACTATTTTAACTTTGCAAAG AGCATACTGAGTCTGGAGTACTGCATAGGCATCATCGGAGGGAAGCCCAAACAGGCCTGCTACTTCGTAGGATTTCAAG ATGACAGCTTGATTTACATGGACCCTCATTACTGTCAGTCTTTTGTGGATGTCAGCACCAGCGATTTCCCTCTCCAG TCATATCATTGCCCCTCACCAAAGAAGATGCCTTTCAGTAAGATGGACCCAAGCTGCACCATAGGTTTCTACTCCAGAAGTGTTCAAGACTATGAGAGAATCAGACAAGAGCTGTCAAAG GTGCTGCAGCCGTCAGCGAAGGAGAAATACCCCGCGTTCACTTTCGTGCAAGGTCACGGCAGAGATTACGACCTGTCGGCCGCCCTGACCCCAGAGAAGAGAGAGTGGCCTTTCATCCGCGACCCGCGGAGGACGGTCACCACTGCCGGGgactttgtgctgctttga